One Solanum pennellii chromosome 9, SPENNV200 DNA segment encodes these proteins:
- the LOC107030220 gene encoding uncharacterized protein LOC107030220 — protein sequence MNRTLLEKDHCMLLQANMSKEFWAEAVHNASHIANRSPASPIHVKILNEVWSGELSNYSYLRIFGCPSYYHINEGKLEPRAKKVIFVVCIDVTFDESSILDPHKIFMDLSRNENNEQVELTVELTKTLDQDTQIDESKDADLKELASNEQYKIAKGTEKRQIRKP from the exons ATGAATAGAACTCTTCTTGAGAAGGATCATTGTATGCTCTTACAAGCCAACATGTCCAAAGaattttgggctgaagcagttcATAATGCTTCTCATATTGCCAATCGATCTCCAGCATCACCAATTCATGTTAAGATTCTGAATGAGGTCTGGTCAGGTGAACTCTCTAACTATTCATACTTGCGAATATTTGGGTGTCCATCTTATTATCATATTAATGAAGGAAAGCTTGAACCAAGGGCTAAAAAGGTCATATTTGTAG TTTGTATAGATGTTACCTTTGACGAATCCTCTATACTTGATCCTCATAAAATTTTTATGGATTTATCAAGAAACGAGAACAATGAGCAGGTGGAGCTAACGGTGGAGCTTACCAAGACATTGGATCAAGATACTCAAATTGATGAGTCAAAAGATGCAGATCTTAAAGAACTTGCTTCCAATGAACAATATAAAATTGCGAAGGGAACGGAAAAAAGACAGATACGGAAACCGTAA